A single Candidatus Nanopelagicales bacterium DNA region contains:
- a CDS encoding DEAD/DEAH box helicase family protein: protein MNSSSPTLVDGQPLVGWTPVGGLRAWQVDALSQYEVNQPTDFLATATPGAGKTTFALTLAARLKQRRAIDRIIVVAPTDHLRTQWADAASACGLLLDPTLKNTGSKLRSDVDGYVTTYAQVAAHPMLHRARTETRRSLVILDEIHHAGDSLSWGEAVFEAFAPAKRRLSLTGTPFRTDPTERIPFVRYEDNSDGDLESIADFSYGYRQALADAVVRPVFFAAYAGTSRWMNSAGEVLSASLSDPASRAAEDAAWRTALDPNGDWVPHVLAAVDDRISHLRANGIPDAAGLILAPDQDSARAYAKIAKKITGEAPVVILSDDPRASKKIEAFDKGTQRMAICVRMVSEGVDIVRACALGFLTSYRTPLFFAQAVGRVVRARATHETATVFLPAVRPLLELAARLEEERNHIVRLAGPADAGLDEMSIERLVGDSVGEFTALDAQAEFAHVLHGGRAVVANVTAEEEEYLGIPGLLDAEQTAVLLASRDGDARKRASTASLDVSSQAPNQPQSWRDAKETRVAINQLVRELASRTATPHAEIHIELRRAVPGPASASASLDTLVARYEYLLARTL, encoded by the coding sequence GTGAACTCCTCGTCACCGACCCTGGTCGATGGGCAACCCCTAGTGGGTTGGACCCCGGTGGGGGGACTTAGGGCATGGCAGGTCGACGCCCTGAGCCAGTACGAGGTCAACCAACCAACCGACTTCTTGGCCACCGCGACCCCTGGCGCTGGGAAGACCACGTTTGCCCTCACGCTGGCCGCCCGGCTCAAGCAACGCCGCGCGATCGATCGCATCATCGTGGTTGCCCCGACCGATCATCTGCGAACTCAGTGGGCAGATGCGGCGAGCGCTTGCGGACTGCTACTTGATCCGACGCTGAAGAACACCGGATCGAAGCTTCGCTCCGACGTGGACGGATACGTGACGACCTACGCGCAAGTTGCTGCTCACCCGATGCTCCATAGGGCGCGCACCGAGACGCGCCGATCGCTGGTGATCCTCGACGAGATCCACCACGCCGGGGACTCACTGAGTTGGGGCGAGGCCGTCTTTGAGGCGTTTGCGCCGGCCAAACGTCGACTCAGTCTGACCGGCACTCCGTTCCGAACTGATCCAACTGAACGGATTCCGTTCGTGCGATATGAGGACAACTCTGACGGCGACCTGGAATCGATCGCAGACTTCAGCTACGGGTATCGGCAGGCGCTAGCCGATGCCGTCGTTCGCCCGGTCTTCTTTGCGGCCTATGCAGGCACCAGCCGATGGATGAATAGTGCGGGCGAGGTGCTCAGCGCCTCCTTGAGCGACCCGGCGAGTCGTGCCGCGGAGGATGCCGCCTGGCGCACCGCATTGGACCCCAATGGCGACTGGGTTCCGCACGTTCTGGCCGCCGTCGACGATCGCATCAGTCACCTGCGTGCCAATGGCATCCCGGACGCTGCTGGCTTGATCCTCGCCCCCGATCAGGATTCCGCACGCGCCTACGCCAAAATTGCGAAGAAGATCACCGGCGAAGCTCCGGTCGTCATCCTGAGCGACGATCCGCGCGCGAGCAAGAAGATAGAAGCATTCGACAAGGGCACCCAACGGATGGCAATCTGCGTGCGGATGGTGTCTGAAGGCGTCGATATTGTGCGCGCCTGTGCGCTGGGATTCCTCACGTCATATCGAACGCCGTTGTTCTTTGCTCAAGCGGTGGGTCGCGTTGTGCGCGCCCGGGCAACGCACGAGACGGCAACCGTATTCTTGCCCGCCGTGCGACCTCTGCTTGAGCTTGCCGCGCGGTTGGAGGAAGAGCGCAATCACATTGTGAGACTCGCCGGACCTGCCGACGCCGGGCTCGACGAGATGTCGATCGAGCGCCTCGTGGGCGATTCCGTCGGCGAGTTCACGGCATTGGACGCGCAGGCGGAATTCGCGCACGTGCTGCACGGTGGCCGCGCAGTGGTTGCCAACGTGACCGCCGAGGAGGAGGAGTACCTGGGGATTCCCGGTCTGCTCGATGCCGAACAGACGGCAGTCTTGTTGGCTTCGCGGGACGGCGACGCCCGAAAGCGCGCCTCCACGGCCAGCCTGGACGTGTCGTCTCAGGCTCCGAACCAACCGCAGTCCTGGCGCGATGCCAAGGAAACGCGGGTTGCGATAAACCAACTGGTTCGCGAGTTGGCGTCACGAACCGCAACTCCACACGCCGAGATCCATATTGAGCTCCGCAGGGCGGTTCCCGGACCCGCCTCGGCATCTGCTTCACTCGATACGCTCGTCGCACGGTATGAGTATTTGCTGGCTCGCACGCTTTAG